Proteins encoded within one genomic window of Sulfurovum sp. XGS-02:
- a CDS encoding TolC family protein, which yields MRIILFTLCTVGVLQAESIQQLIDQSLKKHPSLQTIQHRLSAMDARIEESQNFSNPDISLTINDIQFDNPSGRGLEPMQFNAINVKQKFPWFGKLDARTSFTKAQKSLILDSYEAAKITLAKEIRITAYTMKELEARIRIVNRYNAVAKQNIDLYTSYASTENKSHTSMMAANLMLTKIKIKHERYKMILKNQQAKLKYLVQGEVSKISDPFEIKPPGPLESYLSKSQNNLNYHMKLSEKNIADANKVIQELSMTPDPYVNVGYYNRQEFPDYASVTVGISLPLYGSEKHQAEAARKEALAAASASLDYRSSLESEITVMYAKLTEAYQVYHIIQNESLPQLEHMIELSQSGIQSGGDLFAYTNLLEQKLDLEEQRISIKGEYLRTQTQLKSLIGEI from the coding sequence ATGCGTATCATTCTTTTTACTTTATGTACTGTAGGTGTGCTACAGGCAGAAAGTATTCAACAACTTATCGATCAATCACTCAAAAAGCACCCTTCACTTCAGACCATCCAGCACCGTCTCTCTGCAATGGATGCACGTATAGAAGAGAGTCAGAACTTCTCTAATCCGGATATCTCTTTGACCATCAATGACATACAGTTTGATAATCCCTCTGGCCGTGGCCTTGAACCTATGCAGTTCAATGCAATTAATGTGAAACAAAAATTTCCTTGGTTCGGTAAACTCGATGCTCGAACAAGCTTTACAAAAGCACAAAAAAGTCTTATATTGGACTCCTATGAAGCAGCCAAGATCACACTGGCTAAAGAGATACGTATAACAGCCTATACCATGAAAGAACTTGAAGCACGTATCCGTATTGTCAATCGGTATAACGCTGTAGCCAAACAAAATATAGATCTCTATACCTCCTATGCATCTACTGAGAATAAAAGTCACACAAGCATGATGGCTGCAAATTTAATGCTTACTAAAATAAAGATCAAACATGAACGCTATAAAATGATCTTGAAGAACCAACAGGCTAAACTCAAATACCTTGTACAAGGAGAGGTCTCCAAGATATCTGATCCATTCGAAATAAAACCTCCCGGACCATTGGAAAGCTATCTTTCCAAGTCACAGAACAATCTAAACTACCATATGAAACTCTCTGAGAAAAATATCGCTGATGCGAACAAAGTCATACAGGAGCTGAGTATGACACCGGACCCTTATGTAAATGTAGGCTATTACAACCGTCAGGAATTTCCTGATTATGCCTCTGTAACAGTGGGGATCTCTCTGCCTTTATATGGTTCAGAAAAACATCAGGCAGAAGCAGCACGTAAAGAAGCCCTTGCCGCAGCAAGTGCCTCTTTAGACTACAGATCTTCTTTGGAGAGTGAAATTACTGTGATGTATGCCAAACTCACTGAAGCCTACCAGGTTTATCACATTATCCAAAATGAGAGCCTGCCTCAGCTTGAACATATGATCGAACTGAGTCAATCGGGCATTCAAAGCGGAGGTGACCTTTTTGCTTACACCAATCTTCTCGAACAAAAACTCGATCTGGAAGAACAGCGCATCTCCATCAAAGGCGAATACCTTCGAACACAGACACAACTCAAATCTCTTATAGGTGAAATATAA
- a CDS encoding DUF4395 domain-containing protein: MSPSCPISTRRVDANMVRIISFQVALFTLIFLISQESAFAWVILFDFLMRALRLSSFSPFELMGKFVLRGWGVAPKLCDESPKRFALYLGLVTSLFIVVFYFAGFTLFATVVAVILLICALLETVFDFCIGCKLYYAIQIGKGLLGNDRNIQ; this comes from the coding sequence ATGTCTCCAAGTTGTCCGATATCCACAAGAAGAGTTGACGCTAATATGGTAAGAATTATCTCTTTTCAGGTAGCACTTTTTACGCTTATATTTTTGATCTCACAAGAGAGTGCCTTTGCATGGGTCATACTGTTTGATTTTTTGATGCGAGCATTACGTTTATCAAGCTTCAGTCCATTTGAGCTCATGGGTAAGTTCGTACTCAGAGGGTGGGGTGTTGCACCTAAACTTTGTGATGAATCACCAAAAAGGTTCGCTCTGTATCTTGGTCTAGTCACTTCGTTGTTCATTGTCGTCTTTTATTTTGCCGGTTTTACACTATTTGCTACTGTGGTAGCAGTTATTTTATTAATTTGTGCATTACTTGAGACAGTATTCGATTTTTGTATAGGATGTAAGCTATACTATGCAATACAAATCGGTAAAGGTCTCTTAGGAAATGATAGGAATATCCAGTAA
- a CDS encoding Rrf2 family transcriptional regulator — protein MIGISSKTIYAIAALQELGSIPDDKVLKIKEIAANAAIPQNFLEQILLELKKQGLLTSIKGAHGGYKLAKSLKDITLKDVVLILESDIFADNYQTESQALKLFWDDIKQKVSSVFEIPLSELKNYQLKANQILNYSI, from the coding sequence ATGATAGGAATATCCAGTAAAACAATTTATGCGATCGCTGCACTTCAGGAGTTGGGCTCCATTCCCGACGATAAAGTCCTTAAGATAAAAGAGATAGCTGCCAATGCAGCTATCCCGCAAAACTTTTTGGAACAAATACTTTTAGAACTTAAAAAGCAGGGGCTTCTTACCAGCATTAAAGGTGCACATGGCGGGTACAAACTTGCAAAAAGCCTCAAAGATATCACACTTAAAGATGTGGTGCTTATCCTGGAGTCAGATATATTTGCCGATAATTACCAAACGGAGAGTCAGGCACTTAAACTTTTTTGGGATGACATTAAACAAAAAGTCTCATCGGTGTTCGAGATCCCATTGTCTGAACTGAAGAACTATCAACTTAAAGCCAACCAAATATTAAATTACTCTATATAG
- a CDS encoding PLP-dependent aspartate aminotransferase family protein translates to MNNTTDFDYFNTLLVQSVGSKVGPIAPTITPSAAYGYENAEEAEGIFAAQVNKPLYARVGNPTNAKLEAIVAKMEGGFGAIATSSGMGAISMVCSAFLSAGDELLCIGGFFGGTYSLVNETLARFGVRNSFCTVDDFEHIEATLQRGIKMVLFESVGNPSLTLPDIQRIIDLCNKYETLVMIDNTATPLLVRPLEMGADISVHSSTKNMSGHSAALGGIAVFRAVKEEGEKLLNPKYADVHKIVKKMGEKAFIPICKKRAIRDFGMTANAFGSFMTMVGLETLSLRVERINKSVETVAALLDEKLPDGVSVNHPSLVTSPDHARYKSDFAQGCGPLLTIDCGTKEKAFTFLNKLNHVIQTANIGDNRTLALHMTSTIYSDFNEETRKFLGVHEGLIRVSIGLEDPKVIAEDFLQAANAL, encoded by the coding sequence ATGAACAATACCACTGATTTTGACTATTTCAATACGCTGCTTGTACAAAGTGTAGGTTCTAAGGTAGGGCCTATTGCACCTACGATCACTCCGTCGGCTGCTTATGGTTATGAAAATGCTGAAGAAGCAGAAGGCATCTTTGCTGCACAGGTCAATAAACCGCTCTATGCAAGGGTAGGAAATCCGACTAATGCTAAACTGGAAGCTATAGTAGCGAAGATGGAAGGCGGATTCGGTGCCATTGCTACTTCTTCAGGTATGGGGGCTATTTCGATGGTATGCAGTGCTTTTTTATCTGCTGGGGATGAATTGCTTTGTATCGGTGGTTTCTTTGGGGGTACCTATTCACTTGTGAATGAAACGTTGGCACGTTTTGGTGTGAGGAACAGTTTTTGTACCGTAGATGATTTTGAACATATAGAAGCAACACTTCAGCGTGGTATCAAGATGGTTCTTTTTGAGTCTGTAGGGAATCCAAGCCTTACACTGCCTGATATACAGCGTATTATTGATCTTTGTAACAAGTATGAAACACTGGTCATGATAGACAATACCGCGACACCGCTTTTGGTAAGACCACTCGAGATGGGTGCAGATATCTCTGTGCACTCTTCAACCAAAAATATGTCCGGGCACTCAGCTGCACTTGGTGGGATCGCTGTTTTCAGAGCGGTAAAAGAGGAGGGTGAAAAATTATTGAACCCAAAATATGCCGATGTACATAAAATCGTGAAAAAGATGGGAGAAAAAGCATTTATACCTATCTGTAAAAAACGTGCCATTCGTGATTTCGGCATGACTGCCAATGCCTTTGGTTCATTTATGACCATGGTAGGGCTGGAAACACTCTCACTCAGGGTAGAGAGGATCAATAAAAGTGTTGAAACCGTTGCCGCCCTGCTTGATGAGAAACTGCCAGATGGGGTAAGTGTGAATCACCCATCATTGGTAACAAGCCCTGATCACGCAAGATATAAGTCGGACTTTGCACAGGGGTGTGGTCCTTTACTCACTATAGACTGTGGGACAAAAGAGAAGGCGTTTACTTTCCTCAACAAACTGAACCATGTGATACAAACAGCAAACATCGGGGACAATCGAACACTTGCACTGCATATGACCAGTACCATTTATAGTGATTTCAATGAAGAAACCCGTAAATTCCTGGGTGTACATGAAGGGTTGATCCGTGTCTCCATAGGTTTGGAAGATCCTAAGGTCATTGCAGAGGACTTTTTACAAGCTGCGAATGCATTGTAA
- a CDS encoding CAP domain-containing protein gives MRYTFLRFSLFIMFMLVSLEANSEQSGLTYLNSIREKSGLIKLKSNKALQNAAASHARYLIQNQRNGHYETKGNEAYTGSTPSDRVIQAGYPSTFVMENVSINTLGQKKSIDNLFSAIYHRLVFLNFDTDEIGYGSSSTKKKRQVKQAYVYNMGTSGIAALCQKSFTLTNGTYYMRDNCKQSTKMVPQSLFEAAKDKVRSKNREIILYPYAEQTDIWPAFYNESPDPLPGYKVSGFPISVQFNPANYSHVRLKDFRLYDANGKEIKETKILQHNSDPNHILSELEFVLMPLKRLEFNTRYSAVFEGVADGTKVKKQWRFRTAKPEEKIYRVSENRTTLAVKAGSTALLYMVPVSRKDILHSYRSRGGIKASFMDQNTLRVTFPKRRSSGRVSLDFGKQKVFFDVE, from the coding sequence GTGAGATATACATTTTTGCGTTTCTCTCTTTTCATTATGTTTATGTTGGTTTCTCTCGAAGCCAACAGTGAACAATCAGGACTTACCTATCTCAACAGTATAAGAGAAAAGAGCGGTCTTATCAAACTCAAAAGTAATAAAGCTTTACAAAATGCGGCTGCTTCTCATGCCCGCTATCTCATACAGAATCAAAGAAATGGACATTACGAAACAAAAGGAAACGAGGCTTATACAGGAAGTACACCTTCAGATCGTGTAATACAAGCAGGATACCCTTCCACTTTTGTGATGGAAAATGTCTCTATCAATACCCTAGGTCAGAAAAAATCCATAGACAATCTTTTTTCTGCTATTTACCATCGTTTAGTCTTTTTGAATTTTGATACGGATGAGATAGGGTATGGTTCTTCTTCTACGAAGAAAAAAAGACAGGTAAAACAAGCATATGTCTATAATATGGGTACGTCAGGTATTGCAGCACTTTGTCAAAAATCTTTTACTTTGACCAATGGTACCTATTATATGAGAGATAATTGTAAGCAAAGTACCAAGATGGTACCCCAGTCACTTTTTGAAGCAGCAAAAGATAAAGTACGAAGTAAAAACAGAGAGATAATACTCTATCCATATGCGGAACAAACTGACATTTGGCCTGCATTTTACAATGAGTCCCCGGATCCTCTGCCTGGTTATAAGGTGAGTGGTTTTCCTATTTCTGTACAGTTCAATCCTGCAAATTATAGCCACGTCAGATTGAAAGATTTTCGTTTATATGATGCGAATGGAAAAGAGATCAAAGAGACCAAGATCCTGCAACACAACAGCGATCCTAACCATATTTTAAGTGAATTGGAATTCGTACTTATGCCACTGAAAAGGCTCGAGTTCAACACAAGATACAGTGCCGTATTTGAAGGTGTTGCTGATGGGACTAAAGTAAAAAAACAGTGGAGATTCAGAACAGCAAAACCTGAAGAAAAAATATACAGGGTGAGTGAGAATAGGACAACATTGGCTGTCAAGGCAGGTTCAACCGCTCTCCTCTATATGGTACCCGTCTCAAGGAAAGATATCTTACACAGCTATCGCTCTAGGGGAGGTATCAAAGCCTCATTTATGGATCAAAATACGTTAAGAGTAACGTTCCCGAAGAGACGCTCTTCAGGAAGGGTCAGTCTGGATTTTGGCAAGCAAAAAGTTTTCTTTGACGTAGAGTAG
- the sppA gene encoding signal peptide peptidase SppA, with translation MFSAIGKVIKWIGQHFLGMLFLLIVLLVFMPSSTTELKPANLQEIQLSGPIMDADMILKEIEEIQKDPKIKGVLLNVNSPGGAVPPSIEIAYAIKALKEHKPVVAYASGMMTSGSYYASIYANTIIANPGSIVGSIGVIMESANIKELMDTVGVKTQIVKEGTYKEAGTPTREWTAEERAELERLTKDTYELFIQDVADARGLDVKHAKAYADAHIFSAKRAKDVGLIDHVGVKIQAKAEVEKLANVTDPRWKEKDKLESFMEQFATKGMMQLQNYFYGLKASF, from the coding sequence ATGTTTAGTGCTATAGGAAAAGTGATCAAATGGATCGGACAACACTTTTTAGGAATGCTTTTTTTACTCATTGTGTTGCTTGTGTTTATGCCCTCTTCAACGACCGAATTAAAGCCTGCCAATCTACAGGAGATTCAACTTTCTGGTCCCATCATGGATGCGGATATGATACTCAAAGAGATAGAAGAGATACAAAAAGACCCTAAGATCAAAGGGGTACTGCTTAACGTAAATTCACCCGGAGGTGCGGTGCCGCCTTCGATTGAGATCGCCTATGCGATCAAAGCGTTAAAGGAGCATAAACCTGTGGTTGCTTATGCTTCCGGTATGATGACAAGCGGAAGTTACTATGCTTCTATCTATGCAAATACCATAATTGCCAATCCGGGTTCCATCGTGGGATCTATCGGTGTGATCATGGAGAGTGCAAATATAAAGGAACTGATGGATACTGTCGGTGTGAAAACACAAATAGTCAAAGAAGGTACCTACAAAGAAGCGGGTACGCCGACAAGAGAATGGACAGCTGAAGAACGTGCTGAACTCGAAAGGCTTACCAAAGATACCTATGAGCTTTTCATTCAGGATGTAGCCGATGCGAGGGGCTTGGATGTAAAGCATGCTAAAGCCTATGCAGATGCACATATATTTTCAGCAAAACGAGCTAAAGATGTAGGACTCATAGACCATGTTGGAGTGAAAATCCAGGCCAAAGCAGAAGTGGAAAAACTTGCGAACGTCACCGATCCAAGATGGAAAGAAAAAGATAAACTCGAAAGCTTTATGGAACAGTTTGCCACCAAAGGTATGATGCAGTTACAAAACTATTTTTACGGTCTAAAAGCTTCCTTCTGA
- a CDS encoding metal-dependent hydrolase, giving the protein MKIINADFLYTPDGYIQNQAVAFTEIIKDIGPLEVLIQRYPDAEVIQAEPHSILYPGFINTHVHLEFSANKTSLMYGAFKPWLDSVIEHREELMGACNNAMMLDECQNMLRSGITAFGAISSFGNELEVCEKTPQRVVFFNELIGSNAMYADMLYGDFQERVRASQSCDKSSRITPAVAIHSPYSVHPILQQKAVNLAKKHTMPLSAHFLESKDEREWLESSSGTLRAFFLKYFNTSTTVTNVKEFMHAFDTYPTHFAHCVQATKEELNYLAEKGHSIAHCPRSNRYLGCGRLAIEALSLPFSVATDGLSSNDSLNIFDELKAAVMLHNDIPLQELSEKLLRAVTGDAADILGLNCGKIEVDKLADFAVVTLPEAPQRTEELALWSILHTKEVSEVYIEGEKYV; this is encoded by the coding sequence ATGAAGATAATAAATGCAGACTTTCTCTACACACCCGATGGCTATATACAAAATCAAGCAGTTGCATTTACGGAAATCATTAAAGATATCGGTCCTTTAGAAGTACTCATCCAACGTTACCCCGATGCAGAAGTCATCCAGGCCGAGCCCCATTCGATACTCTATCCCGGATTTATCAACACCCATGTACATCTGGAGTTTTCTGCAAACAAAACATCGTTGATGTATGGCGCTTTCAAACCCTGGCTTGATTCTGTGATAGAGCATCGGGAGGAACTGATGGGGGCATGTAACAACGCAATGATGCTGGATGAGTGTCAAAATATGCTGCGTTCAGGTATCACGGCATTTGGTGCTATTTCAAGTTTTGGAAATGAACTTGAAGTATGTGAAAAAACGCCTCAACGTGTGGTCTTTTTTAATGAACTCATAGGCTCAAATGCCATGTACGCAGATATGCTCTATGGTGACTTTCAAGAGCGAGTAAGAGCCTCACAGTCCTGTGATAAAAGTTCTCGTATCACCCCTGCTGTAGCAATACACTCTCCCTATTCTGTCCATCCGATACTTCAGCAAAAAGCCGTCAACCTGGCCAAAAAACATACGATGCCTCTCAGTGCACATTTTTTAGAATCAAAAGATGAAAGAGAATGGCTTGAATCCAGTAGCGGTACGCTCAGAGCATTTTTTCTGAAATACTTTAACACCTCCACGACTGTCACCAATGTCAAAGAGTTCATGCATGCCTTTGACACCTATCCGACACATTTTGCACACTGTGTACAGGCAACAAAAGAGGAGTTAAACTATTTGGCCGAGAAGGGACACTCCATTGCCCATTGTCCTCGCTCTAACAGGTATCTGGGATGCGGCAGACTAGCCATTGAAGCACTATCCCTCCCTTTCAGTGTTGCTACAGACGGGTTAAGTTCCAACGATTCACTGAATATCTTCGATGAACTCAAAGCTGCAGTCATGCTGCACAACGACATACCGCTCCAAGAACTTTCCGAAAAACTGCTGCGTGCAGTGACAGGAGATGCTGCTGATATCTTAGGTCTGAACTGTGGTAAAATAGAAGTCGACAAACTTGCGGACTTTGCAGTCGTTACTCTGCCTGAAGCACCTCAAAGAACAGAAGAGTTGGCACTGTGGAGTATCTTGCATACAAAAGAGGTTTCAGAAGTTTATATAGAAGGAGAAAAATATGTTTAG
- the aroQ gene encoding type II 3-dehydroquinate dehydratase — MKIVVIQGPNLNMLGIREKNIYGPMKLEDIHSQMKAFADQNKTEIEFFQSNLEGEIVDRIQECIGDADGIIINPAAYTHTSIAIRDAIAAVQIPTLEVHLSNIYQREEFRHKSLIAPVCAGQISGMGPFSYHLAMVGMTQMLSEVAAMREHQAKAQAAQQK, encoded by the coding sequence ATGAAAATAGTAGTGATCCAAGGTCCAAATCTCAATATGCTAGGAATCAGAGAGAAAAATATCTATGGCCCAATGAAATTAGAAGATATCCATTCGCAAATGAAAGCATTTGCTGATCAAAATAAAACAGAGATCGAATTTTTTCAAAGCAACTTAGAGGGTGAGATCGTAGATCGTATCCAGGAGTGTATCGGTGATGCCGATGGTATTATTATCAATCCGGCTGCATATACGCATACCTCTATCGCAATTCGTGATGCTATTGCAGCGGTACAGATACCTACACTTGAAGTACACCTTTCAAACATTTACCAAAGAGAGGAATTTAGACATAAGTCACTGATAGCACCTGTATGTGCAGGTCAAATTTCAGGTATGGGGCCATTTAGTTACCACTTGGCAATGGTTGGTATGACACAAATGCTTTCAGAAGTGGCAGCAATGAGAGAGCACCAGGCAAAAGCACAAGCAGCACAACAAAAATAA
- a CDS encoding M24 family metallopeptidase, translating into MNYMLKDENAIYYECGYSCDNALYLSLGSEAFFITDSRYTIDATQNVKGARVVINRDLYGEAVSLIKKARVKKVIFDPKEWSVDGFERVSSQCKVKFDPQLDFSHKKRIIKSDEELKILAKAAKLGAKAFKALAKEFSTNGFGENEYTLTYRAKGMLSDFGKYDLSFDPIVAVNANAAKPHAMPTSKNLAKNDLLLVDAGLKYKRYCSDRTRTVQADKDFMFDTKQRFKSKKIQKAYDTVLKAHDNAIAKARSGMKAKKVDALTRDIVTKAGFGEYYVHSTGHGVGLDIHEMPYISTKSDTVIEDGMVYTIEPGIYIPDEFGIRIEDMVAMVDGKAVVL; encoded by the coding sequence ATGAACTATATGCTCAAAGATGAAAATGCTATCTATTATGAATGTGGCTACAGTTGTGATAATGCACTTTATCTCTCTTTGGGAAGTGAAGCATTTTTTATCACAGACAGTCGTTACACCATTGATGCTACCCAAAATGTCAAAGGTGCAAGAGTGGTTATCAACCGTGACCTTTATGGTGAAGCCGTCTCTTTGATCAAAAAAGCCAGGGTTAAAAAAGTGATCTTTGATCCCAAAGAGTGGAGTGTAGATGGATTTGAGCGTGTAAGTTCACAATGTAAAGTAAAATTTGATCCGCAGTTGGATTTTTCGCATAAAAAGCGTATCATTAAAAGTGATGAAGAGCTGAAAATACTTGCAAAAGCAGCAAAGCTGGGTGCTAAAGCGTTTAAAGCACTGGCCAAAGAGTTTTCTACAAACGGTTTTGGTGAAAATGAATATACACTCACGTACAGAGCCAAAGGCATGTTGAGTGATTTCGGTAAATATGACCTGAGTTTTGATCCTATCGTGGCAGTAAATGCCAATGCTGCGAAACCTCATGCCATGCCAACCTCAAAAAATCTCGCTAAAAATGATCTGCTCCTGGTCGATGCAGGGTTGAAATATAAACGTTACTGTTCAGACCGTACACGTACGGTACAGGCAGATAAAGATTTTATGTTTGATACCAAACAGCGTTTTAAAAGTAAAAAGATACAAAAAGCCTACGATACGGTGCTTAAAGCACATGACAATGCCATTGCCAAAGCACGTTCCGGAATGAAAGCAAAAAAGGTAGATGCACTTACACGTGACATTGTCACCAAAGCAGGCTTTGGAGAGTACTATGTGCACTCAACAGGACATGGGGTAGGACTGGATATTCATGAAATGCCTTATATTTCTACAAAGTCGGATACTGTGATCGAGGATGGTATGGTGTATACTATAGAACCGGGGATATACATTCCTGATGAATTCGGTATCCGTATAGAAGATATGGTAGCAATGGTAGATGGTAAAGCTGTTGTCCTGTAG
- the folK gene encoding 2-amino-4-hydroxy-6-hydroxymethyldihydropteridine diphosphokinase, whose translation MIRKKIDEKNTLIRTKDFPSILSSQSGHKVLLGIGGNIGDVVRRFEHLFYYFKRSSLVRVIETAPIVKNPPFGYTEQGDFYNSLLLIETFLSPKVLLRYLLRVEKVFGRKRLFKDGPRTLDIDIIFYENVKMETQELTLPHPGWRERASVLIPLSMMKGIYND comes from the coding sequence ATGATAAGAAAAAAAATAGACGAAAAAAACACTTTAATCAGAACAAAAGATTTTCCTTCTATTTTGTCAAGTCAAAGTGGGCATAAGGTATTACTGGGGATCGGTGGAAATATCGGTGATGTCGTACGTCGATTTGAACATCTTTTTTACTATTTTAAAAGATCTTCCTTAGTGCGTGTCATAGAGACAGCACCTATCGTGAAAAATCCCCCTTTTGGGTATACAGAACAGGGAGATTTTTATAACTCTTTACTGCTCATTGAGACGTTTTTAAGTCCCAAGGTGTTATTGCGTTATCTGTTGCGTGTGGAAAAGGTGTTTGGACGTAAACGTCTCTTTAAAGACGGTCCCAGAACATTAGATATAGATATCATATTTTATGAAAATGTGAAAATGGAAACCCAAGAACTGACACTTCCTCATCCGGGTTGGAGAGAACGGGCGTCTGTATTGATCCCATTATCAATGATGAAAGGCATATACAATGATTAA
- a CDS encoding flagellar biosynthesis protein FlhF: protein MINETFVASDPKSAYEQAVEKYGEGVELISAKQIKYEDGKLRCEVCIAVPKDIFMEKSFGKISAENSDSEQEDDAVLLAELGELKKQLSLMKEEMLDSEDESVVQKVKKLFIKKGIAKVWLDDILLSLMGSNILGDAALLVSYLLEEIDESLKVHEETLDEPKIMMLVGPTGVGKTTTIAKLAARYAYLMDKPYKVALLNLDSYKVGAFEQLAHYADIMQLKHITVESLEDFTAGLEALSDYDVILVDTAGMSPYDTKKFIKTVEFVQTDTPRKLEVNLVFSATVKYEDMDDIYNNFSFLDIDSVMISKFDETKHFGTLLNFMLLYNLPMSYFSTGQEVPDDLMVASKEYLLEQFIGDLDEA from the coding sequence ATGATTAATGAAACATTTGTTGCTTCTGATCCAAAAAGTGCATATGAACAAGCCGTAGAGAAATATGGAGAGGGTGTTGAGCTCATTTCAGCAAAACAGATCAAATATGAAGATGGCAAATTACGTTGTGAAGTATGTATCGCTGTACCTAAAGATATTTTTATGGAAAAGTCTTTTGGTAAGATCTCTGCCGAAAACAGTGATTCTGAGCAAGAAGATGATGCCGTACTGTTGGCAGAACTTGGTGAACTGAAAAAACAATTGTCTTTGATGAAAGAGGAGATGCTGGATTCAGAAGATGAGAGTGTCGTGCAAAAAGTGAAAAAACTTTTTATCAAAAAAGGTATTGCCAAAGTTTGGCTGGATGATATTTTATTGTCACTCATGGGAAGTAATATACTGGGGGATGCAGCACTTTTGGTCTCTTACTTGCTTGAAGAGATCGACGAGAGTCTGAAAGTACATGAAGAGACATTGGACGAGCCTAAGATCATGATGCTTGTAGGTCCAACGGGTGTAGGAAAAACGACGACCATTGCTAAACTGGCTGCACGTTATGCCTATTTGATGGATAAACCCTATAAAGTAGCCCTTCTCAATCTTGACAGTTATAAAGTGGGCGCATTTGAACAACTTGCACACTATGCGGATATTATGCAGCTTAAACACATTACTGTAGAGAGTCTAGAAGATTTTACTGCAGGTTTGGAAGCTTTAAGTGATTATGATGTTATATTGGTAGACACAGCAGGTATGTCACCGTATGATACGAAAAAATTTATTAAGACAGTAGAGTTTGTTCAGACGGATACACCTAGAAAACTGGAGGTAAATCTCGTTTTCTCAGCAACGGTGAAATATGAAGATATGGATGATATTTATAATAACTTCTCATTCTTGGATATAGACTCTGTGATGATCAGTAAATTTGATGAGACGAAACATTTTGGCACGTTGTTGAACTTTATGCTATTATACAATTTACCTATGAGTTATTTCTCGACAGGCCAGGAGGTACCGGATGATCTTATGGTCGCTTCAAAAGAGTATCTTTTAGAGCAGTTTATCGGTGATTTGGATGAAGCATGA